In Acidimicrobiia bacterium, a single window of DNA contains:
- a CDS encoding protein kinase: MPLRGEAVGRPTYDQLTQVVAQPDRLVFRAHHVLFDGPCWQKTVALTGLRDAMFATEPQLLEALDHSNIVQVREAQFDPQFPDAVTFVMRHYPGGSATEALGQGHRFGINDAIALAFELLDALAYLHVDIGFVHRDVKPDNLLLDAPRTTGYLSDFGSAARIRPDGTVHLAGYTLPYLDPDAAVNGRMTAQSDIYSAGMTLLALLGDAPLVDASFDAQKAETRLRAGRCALPPSRLAYAPHVPGVLRRVVNKMMQVNPNARFASAADAATALRRLRTIDWNHTTGVGLDGEWIGTWPNRPISRRRQYRVASTILSSGPRAGDRRLVAQWRTATRPWRGLAGGTATVTDERGVRQFFSEISDRVTHSAAAS, translated from the coding sequence GTGCCATTGCGAGGAGAAGCGGTCGGCCGGCCGACCTACGACCAGCTCACTCAGGTCGTCGCGCAACCGGACCGCCTCGTCTTTCGCGCGCACCACGTTTTGTTCGATGGGCCGTGCTGGCAGAAGACGGTCGCGCTCACCGGGCTGCGCGACGCGATGTTTGCCACCGAGCCACAGCTCCTCGAGGCGCTCGACCACTCGAACATCGTGCAGGTCCGCGAGGCGCAGTTCGATCCCCAATTTCCGGACGCCGTCACCTTTGTAATGCGCCACTATCCAGGCGGCAGCGCGACGGAGGCACTGGGCCAGGGACATCGCTTCGGTATAAACGACGCGATCGCTCTCGCCTTCGAACTCCTCGACGCTCTCGCGTACCTACACGTCGACATCGGCTTCGTTCACCGTGACGTCAAACCGGACAACCTGCTGCTCGACGCGCCAAGAACCACTGGCTATCTGAGCGACTTCGGCAGTGCTGCGCGCATCCGTCCGGACGGGACGGTGCATCTCGCGGGCTACACGCTCCCTTACCTCGATCCGGACGCCGCGGTGAACGGCCGCATGACAGCTCAGAGCGACATCTACTCAGCCGGCATGACGCTGCTCGCCTTGTTGGGTGACGCGCCTCTCGTCGATGCGAGCTTCGACGCGCAGAAGGCAGAGACAAGGCTTCGGGCGGGCCGCTGCGCCCTGCCCCCGTCTCGGCTCGCGTACGCGCCGCACGTCCCCGGAGTCCTCCGCCGCGTCGTCAACAAGATGATGCAGGTCAACCCGAACGCGAGATTCGCGTCCGCGGCCGACGCGGCGACAGCTCTCAGGCGCTTGCGCACGATCGACTGGAACCACACCACCGGAGTCGGGCTGGACGGCGAGTGGATTGGGACGTGGCCGAATCGTCCGATCTCGAGGCGACGGCAATATCGAGTCGCGAGCACGATCCTCAGCTCCGGGCCGCGGGCTGGCGACCGCCGGCTGGTGGCTCAGTGGCGCACAGCGACCCGTCCCTGGCGCGGACTGGCAGGTGGCACGGCCACGGTCACGGATGAGCGCGGCGTACGCCAGTTTTTCTCCGAAATCTCCGACAGAGTGACCCACTCGGCTGCCGCGTCGTAA
- a CDS encoding enoyl-CoA hydratase, whose protein sequence is MAFIQIDRPHDHVARITMNRPERMNAMAFDVMVPLRHAIEELSVDNDVRVVILTGAGDGFSSGADQTDAGIPPNIDGLTTVTIALRALEVLDDVVLALRKMHQPVIGAVNGPAIGGGFCLSLACDIRIASESAYFRAAGINNGLTASELGISYLLPRAIGSSRAAEIMLTGRDVDATEALQMGLVSRVVTRDELMDACYAVADRITGWSRPGIELTKRSLWSSLDAASLQQHLQLEGIGQLFVRMLTQNFEEATRARRENRKPVFRD, encoded by the coding sequence ATGGCGTTCATCCAGATCGACCGGCCGCACGACCACGTCGCCCGCATCACGATGAACCGGCCCGAGCGAATGAACGCGATGGCGTTCGACGTGATGGTGCCGCTGCGCCACGCGATCGAGGAGCTGAGTGTCGACAACGACGTACGGGTCGTGATCCTCACCGGCGCGGGCGACGGCTTCTCGTCGGGCGCGGATCAGACCGACGCCGGCATTCCTCCCAACATCGACGGCCTCACCACGGTCACGATCGCGCTGCGCGCCCTCGAAGTGCTCGACGACGTCGTGCTCGCGCTGCGCAAGATGCACCAGCCGGTGATCGGCGCGGTCAACGGTCCCGCGATCGGCGGCGGGTTCTGCCTGTCGCTCGCGTGCGACATCCGCATCGCGTCGGAGAGCGCGTACTTCCGCGCCGCGGGCATCAACAACGGACTCACCGCGAGCGAGCTCGGCATCAGCTATCTGCTCCCGCGCGCGATCGGGTCGTCACGCGCCGCGGAGATCATGTTGACCGGACGCGATGTCGACGCGACCGAAGCCCTGCAGATGGGCCTCGTGTCGCGCGTCGTCACGCGCGACGAGCTGATGGACGCGTGTTACGCCGTGGCCGATCGCATCACCGGCTGGAGCCGGCCCGGCATCGAGCTGACGAAGCGCAGCCTCTGGTCGAGCCTCGATGCCGCGAGCCTCCAGCAGCACCTGCAGCTCGAAGGCATCGGTCAGCTGTTCGTGCGCATGCTCACCCAGAACTTCGAGGAAGCGACGCGCGCTCGCCGAGAAAACCGTAAGCCCGTCTTCCGCGATTGA
- a CDS encoding VOC family protein, with protein sequence MAFHPYLFFGGNCREAFTRYHEIFGGDLVLLDMNEAPPDARSPGIDPNLIIHAALKIGDALVMASDDPIADPFGPVQGMQVNYSTTDAADAQRVFDALADGGQITGPFGPTFFSPAFGMCVDRFGTPWMVSADPPADGS encoded by the coding sequence ATGGCGTTCCACCCGTACTTGTTCTTCGGCGGCAACTGCCGCGAAGCGTTCACCCGGTACCACGAGATCTTCGGCGGCGACCTCGTGCTGCTCGACATGAACGAGGCGCCGCCGGACGCGCGGTCGCCCGGCATCGATCCCAACCTGATCATCCATGCCGCGTTGAAGATCGGCGACGCGCTCGTCATGGCGTCCGACGATCCGATTGCCGACCCCTTCGGACCGGTGCAGGGGATGCAGGTGAACTACAGCACCACCGACGCGGCCGACGCGCAGCGCGTGTTCGACGCGCTCGCCGACGGCGGCCAGATCACCGGTCCGTTCGGACCGACGTTCTTCTCGCCCGCGTTCGGGATGTGCGTCGACCGGTTCGGTACACCGTGGATGGTGAGCGCCGACCCGCCCGCCGACGGGTCGTGA
- a CDS encoding DUF47 family protein — translation MAGARAERAKLRLRVDDGVLLLFALVSEGIGWATSALLDEDVARAEQVIADDEGIDERCAELIALVKEGLPTAVVDPAELEHLIGVLQIVPELERSADLVEHIAQRAARGLGGSISPQARGVIQSMCDVAIRMWHASSAAYRQRSRDAGFDLQEADDELDLLASRLVTYGAVEGTDARIAAELALLARFYERIGDHAVNLARRVETLAAPRRLGARWPIRPDAAARPGAKSGRLAKVLHVIGRFRLTPTDEGFFDLFEAAAANLRDCAEHVAKLIASADNIDECFDAVKACERRGDEISRDVLTRLDASFVTPYDREDIHELAEELDDVIDDMFAAASLIQLIGVDPQPPELSELAEILIAMAEETVGLVACLRTRNGARLRLERIEHLERQGDVVFRRAMGQLLNGEHGALYVIKWKDVIEALEKSLNAIEDLSDVVESALVKNG, via the coding sequence GTGGCCGGTGCGCGGGCAGAGCGAGCGAAGCTTCGTCTCCGGGTCGACGACGGTGTGCTGCTCCTCTTCGCGCTCGTGTCCGAGGGAATCGGCTGGGCCACGAGCGCCCTGCTCGACGAAGACGTCGCCCGCGCCGAGCAGGTGATCGCCGACGACGAAGGGATCGACGAGCGCTGCGCGGAGCTGATCGCGCTGGTGAAGGAGGGCCTGCCGACCGCGGTCGTGGACCCGGCGGAGCTCGAGCACCTCATCGGCGTGCTGCAGATCGTCCCGGAGCTCGAACGCAGCGCGGATCTCGTCGAGCACATCGCGCAACGGGCGGCGCGAGGACTCGGCGGCAGCATCTCGCCGCAGGCGCGCGGCGTGATCCAGTCGATGTGCGACGTCGCGATCCGAATGTGGCACGCATCGAGCGCCGCGTATCGTCAACGCTCGCGCGACGCCGGTTTCGACCTGCAGGAAGCCGACGACGAGCTCGACCTGCTGGCGTCGCGACTCGTGACGTACGGCGCCGTCGAAGGCACGGACGCGCGCATCGCCGCCGAGCTCGCGCTGCTCGCTCGGTTCTACGAACGGATCGGCGACCACGCCGTGAACCTGGCCCGGCGCGTCGAGACGCTGGCCGCGCCGCGACGACTCGGGGCACGCTGGCCGATCCGGCCCGACGCGGCGGCGAGACCGGGCGCCAAGAGCGGTCGGCTCGCGAAGGTGCTGCACGTCATCGGTCGATTTCGCCTGACGCCCACCGACGAAGGATTCTTCGACCTCTTCGAAGCCGCGGCCGCGAACCTCCGCGACTGCGCCGAACACGTTGCCAAGCTCATCGCCTCCGCCGACAACATCGACGAGTGCTTCGACGCGGTCAAGGCGTGTGAACGACGCGGCGACGAGATCTCGAGGGACGTGTTGACGCGTCTCGACGCCAGCTTCGTCACGCCATACGACCGCGAGGACATCCACGAGCTCGCCGAGGAGCTCGACGATGTCATCGACGACATGTTCGCGGCGGCCTCGCTGATCCAGTTGATCGGCGTCGACCCGCAACCGCCCGAGCTGTCAGAGCTCGCCGAGATCCTCATCGCCATGGCGGAGGAGACGGTGGGGCTCGTCGCCTGCCTCAGGACACGGAACGGCGCGCGGTTGCGCCTCGAACGCATCGAGCATCTGGAACGCCAGGGCGACGTCGTCTTCCGACGCGCGATGGGTCAGCTGTTGAACGGCGAGCACGGCGCGCTCTACGTCATCAAGTGGAAGGACGTCATCGAGGCGCTCGAGAAATCGCTCAACGCGATCGAGGACCTCTCCGACGTCGTCGAGTCCGCGCTGGTGAAGAACGGCTGA
- a CDS encoding anion permease: protein MLTVGLVVLIAVALAFDFTNGFHDAANAVAVSITTRALRPLTALAMAAALNVVGALISTKVAATVGKGIITAPTGTHGLVIVFAALMGGIVWNLVTWWFGLPSSSTHALIGGLVGAAIASGSTVKWHGLTDKVVLPMAVSPVIGLALGYLLMVLILWVFRRARPAEANSRFRHAQTLSTAAMAFSHGTQDAQKTMGVIALALIATGHLDGFHIPLWVILSAASAMGLGTLAGGWRVIRTLGSRITALDPARGFAAQTSASAVLLVSAYAYAMPVSSTHVMTSSIMGVGATRRLNAVRWGVARQVMTAWILTIPGAAIAGWLSYYLAHAIVRR, encoded by the coding sequence ATGCTCACAGTCGGACTCGTCGTACTGATTGCTGTCGCGCTGGCGTTCGACTTCACGAACGGTTTCCACGACGCGGCGAACGCCGTCGCGGTTTCGATCACGACGAGAGCGTTGCGGCCGTTGACGGCCCTGGCCATGGCGGCCGCGCTGAACGTGGTCGGCGCGTTGATCTCGACGAAGGTCGCCGCGACCGTCGGCAAGGGGATCATCACCGCGCCGACCGGTACGCATGGCCTCGTGATCGTCTTCGCGGCGCTCATGGGCGGCATCGTGTGGAACCTGGTCACGTGGTGGTTCGGTCTTCCGTCGTCGTCGACGCACGCGCTCATCGGCGGACTGGTCGGCGCAGCCATCGCGTCCGGGTCCACCGTGAAGTGGCACGGGCTGACCGACAAGGTCGTCCTGCCGATGGCGGTGTCGCCCGTGATCGGGCTCGCGCTCGGCTACCTCCTGATGGTGCTGATCCTCTGGGTCTTCCGCCGCGCCCGGCCGGCGGAGGCGAACTCGCGGTTCCGACATGCGCAGACGCTGTCGACCGCCGCGATGGCGTTCAGTCACGGGACCCAGGACGCGCAGAAGACGATGGGCGTCATCGCGCTCGCGCTCATCGCCACCGGGCATCTCGACGGCTTCCACATTCCGCTGTGGGTCATCCTGTCCGCGGCCAGCGCGATGGGTCTCGGGACCCTCGCCGGCGGTTGGCGCGTGATCCGGACGCTCGGAAGCCGGATCACCGCGCTCGATCCGGCGCGCGGCTTCGCGGCGCAGACCTCGGCGTCCGCCGTGCTGCTCGTGTCCGCGTATGCGTACGCGATGCCGGTCTCGTCGACGCACGTCATGACCTCGTCGATCATGGGTGTCGGCGCGACCCGCCGCCTGAACGCCGTGCGATGGGGTGTCGCGCGGCAGGTCATGACGGCGTGGATCCTGACGATTCCCGGGGCGGCGATCGCCGGATGGCTCTCGTACTACCTCGCGCACGCGATCGTGCGCCGGTGA
- a CDS encoding putative Ig domain-containing protein has translation MRNPRPFRLHLRPSFVLVLCVVTMLATFVAAPVAAGAAIAPKPLRVVTKSLAAPNAGGAYAATLRAAGGRAPYHWSVSKGRLPKGLTLSDAGAISGTPASGGAVFTVAVHDSSPTAQIATQALALDVGPQRLYVANSAGSSVDEYALAPKGNLPPVTSMTNLPYAPGAIAISRSGDVYVVYAEVDAIAIYPAGTTDQPPVAALFGAATLLSTPSGLAFDARGDLYVSNSGNETITEYAPGAQDDATPIAVIGGDQTALTSVAGITIDAFGRVVVGAGEGYLDVFAPGSDGNIAPSYEIGGGATGLAFAVGLAATGNDLYVLSRSQSGTSVVDLAADARGNAVPRSTIAGASTRLLNGGGIAVDVAGNVYVTNQDPTVDASWVTTFAPGTNGDVTPSAVLQGNHTGLDAPSGIAIGAPLYSTTTKLPVASLGTPYSQTLGAALGRAPFHWSVVLGALPTGLRLTRQGVISGTPKQVGVTTFDVEVRDTAQHSTVVTFTINVGVPPLDYVASSQFGHSSVIAFKPGETGNSAPFIEITGADTGLDQPQGIAFDGRGDLFVANYSGTITEYAPNATGDAKPIRTIAGPHTGLLSPSALALDSFGDLFVANGLDNDVLEFAPGAKGDAAPTVTITALSNPVALAFDPQGRLWVSSADTLEAIQIANGPANPVATLGGADTGLDGVKGIAFDADGWLHVSNLNSDAETLYRPGSIGDTPPVQSVAVQLPWGVATDAAGRVTVASNAAPYAITSFGRFGSSQLTTSGPSTGLVQPTGVAITPQ, from the coding sequence ATGCGAAACCCCCGACCCTTCCGCCTTCACCTCCGGCCGAGCTTCGTCCTCGTGCTGTGCGTGGTCACGATGCTGGCGACCTTCGTCGCCGCCCCCGTCGCCGCAGGCGCGGCGATCGCGCCCAAGCCGCTGCGCGTCGTGACGAAGTCGCTCGCGGCACCGAACGCCGGCGGCGCGTACGCCGCGACCCTGCGGGCGGCCGGCGGGCGCGCGCCGTATCACTGGTCGGTCAGCAAGGGCCGGCTGCCGAAGGGACTCACGCTCTCCGACGCCGGCGCGATCTCCGGGACACCCGCTTCGGGCGGCGCCGTCTTCACCGTCGCGGTGCACGACTCGTCTCCGACCGCGCAGATCGCGACGCAGGCGCTCGCGCTCGACGTCGGACCGCAACGTCTCTACGTCGCGAACAGCGCGGGGAGCTCCGTTGACGAGTACGCGCTCGCGCCGAAGGGCAACCTTCCGCCGGTCACGTCGATGACGAACCTTCCGTACGCGCCCGGAGCGATTGCGATCAGTCGATCGGGCGATGTCTACGTCGTGTACGCCGAAGTCGACGCGATCGCGATCTACCCGGCGGGCACCACCGACCAGCCACCGGTCGCCGCGTTGTTCGGCGCCGCGACCCTGCTGTCGACGCCGTCCGGGCTCGCGTTCGACGCGCGCGGCGACCTCTACGTATCGAACTCCGGCAACGAGACGATCACCGAGTACGCGCCGGGCGCGCAGGACGACGCGACGCCGATCGCGGTGATCGGTGGTGACCAGACCGCGCTCACGTCGGTCGCGGGCATCACGATCGACGCGTTCGGGCGTGTCGTCGTCGGTGCGGGCGAGGGCTATCTCGACGTCTTCGCGCCGGGAAGCGACGGCAACATCGCGCCGAGCTACGAGATCGGCGGGGGCGCGACCGGCCTCGCGTTCGCGGTCGGGCTCGCCGCGACCGGCAACGACCTCTACGTGCTGAGCCGTTCGCAGAGCGGCACGTCGGTCGTCGACCTCGCCGCCGACGCGCGCGGCAACGCGGTGCCCCGCTCGACGATCGCGGGCGCGAGCACGCGCCTCCTCAACGGCGGCGGCATCGCGGTCGACGTCGCCGGGAACGTCTACGTCACCAACCAGGACCCGACCGTCGACGCGTCTTGGGTCACGACCTTCGCGCCCGGCACGAATGGTGACGTCACGCCGAGCGCCGTGCTGCAAGGCAACCACACCGGTCTCGATGCTCCCTCGGGCATCGCGATCGGTGCACCGCTGTATTCCACGACGACGAAACTTCCCGTCGCGTCGCTCGGCACGCCGTATTCGCAGACGCTCGGCGCGGCTCTGGGCCGCGCGCCGTTCCATTGGAGTGTCGTCCTCGGCGCGCTTCCGACCGGGCTGCGCCTCACCCGCCAGGGTGTCATCAGCGGCACACCGAAGCAGGTCGGCGTCACGACCTTCGACGTCGAAGTCCGCGACACGGCGCAGCACTCGACCGTCGTGACCTTCACCATCAACGTCGGCGTGCCTCCACTCGATTACGTCGCGAGCTCGCAGTTCGGGCACAGCTCGGTGATCGCGTTCAAGCCCGGCGAGACCGGCAACAGCGCGCCGTTCATCGAGATCACCGGCGCCGACACCGGGCTCGATCAGCCGCAGGGCATCGCGTTCGACGGCCGCGGCGACCTGTTCGTTGCGAACTACAGCGGCACGATCACCGAGTACGCGCCGAACGCGACCGGCGACGCGAAGCCGATCCGCACGATCGCAGGCCCGCACACCGGTCTGTTGTCGCCGTCGGCGCTCGCGCTCGACAGCTTCGGCGACCTGTTCGTCGCCAACGGTCTCGACAACGACGTGCTCGAGTTCGCGCCCGGAGCGAAGGGCGACGCCGCGCCGACCGTGACGATCACGGCACTCTCGAACCCGGTCGCGCTCGCATTCGACCCGCAGGGTCGACTCTGGGTGAGCTCGGCCGACACGCTCGAGGCGATCCAGATCGCGAACGGTCCCGCGAATCCCGTCGCGACGCTGGGCGGTGCCGACACCGGTCTCGACGGCGTGAAGGGCATCGCGTTCGACGCCGACGGCTGGCTGCACGTCAGCAACCTCAACTCGGACGCCGAGACGCTCTACCGACCCGGTTCCATCGGCGACACGCCGCCCGTGCAGTCGGTCGCCGTGCAGCTCCCGTGGGGCGTCGCGACCGACGCCGCGGGGCGCGTCACCGTGGCGAGCAACGCCGCGCCCTATGCCATCACCTCGTTCGGCCGCTTCGGCTCGTCGCAGCTCACGACCAGCGGTCCGTCGACGGGTCTCGTGCAACCCACCGGCGTTGCGATCACGCCGCAGTGA